A genomic region of Kribbella sp. NBC_00382 contains the following coding sequences:
- a CDS encoding TatD family hydrolase translates to MSTDGVEVDRPTRERAAIGEDGRSRDRSRPAVPDPLPMSVVDAHCHLDIADGEDGNWLAAAEAIKLAASVGVTRIVQVGCDLPGAAWAVDAAEQYPNLIAGIALHPNEAPKLASAGKLDDALAEIERLATSSPKVRVIGETGLDYFRTGEDGRAAQHESFAAHIELAKRLDKTLMIHDRDAHDDILKILDREGVPDRLVMHCFSGDTEFARECVNRGAFLSFAGVVTFKNAQSLRNALAVTPLDRVLVETDAPYLTPSPHRGQPNASYLIPHTVRKMAGVLNISVAELCQALSDNANRAFGGSW, encoded by the coding sequence ATGTCTACCGACGGTGTGGAGGTCGATCGCCCGACGCGGGAACGTGCTGCCATCGGGGAGGACGGCCGGTCGCGCGACCGCAGTCGCCCCGCGGTGCCGGACCCGTTGCCGATGAGTGTGGTCGACGCGCACTGCCATCTGGACATCGCCGACGGCGAGGACGGCAACTGGCTGGCTGCGGCCGAGGCGATCAAGCTGGCCGCGTCGGTCGGCGTCACCCGGATCGTCCAGGTCGGCTGCGACCTGCCCGGCGCGGCCTGGGCAGTCGACGCCGCGGAGCAGTACCCGAACCTGATCGCCGGTATCGCCCTGCATCCCAACGAGGCACCCAAGCTGGCCTCCGCAGGCAAACTGGACGATGCCCTGGCCGAGATCGAGCGCCTAGCCACCTCCTCACCAAAAGTCCGGGTGATCGGTGAGACCGGCCTCGACTACTTCCGTACCGGCGAGGACGGCCGGGCCGCGCAGCACGAGTCGTTCGCGGCGCACATCGAGCTGGCCAAGCGGCTCGACAAGACGCTGATGATTCACGACCGGGACGCGCACGACGACATCCTGAAGATCCTGGACCGCGAAGGCGTGCCGGACCGGCTGGTGATGCACTGCTTCTCCGGCGACACCGAGTTCGCCCGCGAATGCGTCAACCGGGGCGCGTTCCTGAGCTTCGCCGGCGTGGTCACCTTCAAGAACGCGCAGTCGCTGCGCAACGCGCTCGCCGTCACGCCACTGGATCGCGTGCTGGTCGAGACGGACGCGCCGTACCTGACCCCGTCGCCGCATCGCGGCCAACCGAACGCGTCGTACCTGATCCCGCACACCGTCCGGAAGATGGCCGGCGTGCTCAACATCTCGGTCGCCGAGCTCTGCCAAGCGCTGTCCGACAACGCCAACCGCGCGTTCGGTGGTTCGTGGTAA